From the genome of Pseudomonadota bacterium:
GTATGCCGGCCTGTCGCTCGCACCGGCTGAGTTAGTCGCGCACCTCAACCAGCTTGGTTATCGTCGCGTCGAACAGCCGACGTCACCCGGAGAGTACCGACTCGCTGGACAACAACTGCGATTAGTTACGCGCGGCGATTCTCTGTTGACTATTTCAGTACAGGCACTGGATGTGTATTTCGCCGGTGACGTCATCGTCGAGTTAAACGATGGTCGAGGTGATGCGCTGCCGCTCGCGACCTTGGAACCGCAGATGATCGGAAGCCTGCTGCCCCGAAGCGGCGTCGATCGCAATGTAATCGGTGCTGATGCCGTACCCACGCTACTGCGCGCGGCACTGGTCGCCGTTGAAGATCGACGATTTCATTCACATCATGGCATCGATTTTCGAGGCATAGCACGCGCCGCGCTTGCCAATCTGCGTGCGGGGCGCGTCAGGCAGGGTGGTAGTACCATCACGCAACAGCTTATTAAAAGTCATTTTCTATCGAATGCGCAGACTTGGCGGCGCAAGTTTAAAGAAGCGTTGATGGCCGTTTCGATTGATGCACGGCTAAGCAAAGACGACATCATGTTGGCCTACGTTAACGAAATCTATCTGGGACAAGACGGTGGGCGCGCTATTCATGGCTTTGATCTAGCCAGTCGATTTTATTTTTCACGACGACTCAGTGAGCTTGAGATCCACCATATCGCTATGTTGACCGGTATGGTCAAGGGGCCTTCACAGTTCAATCCAAGACGCTACCCGGAGGCGGCGCGGAAACGACGCGACCTTGTTTTGGATATCCTGAGTGACGAGGGGGTAATCAGTGCGGAGGCCGCCCTTCAAGCCAAAGCCGAGCCGTTGGACGTGGTGGCTGACCGCACCGGGCATTTTGGTGGTTATCCGGCCATTATGGCGATGGTGCGCCAGCAGCTGCTGCGCGACTATGAACCCGATGATCTGGTGTCAGCCGGCCTGAGTGTCTATACATCGCTTGATGTGGTGGCTCAGCAGCGGGTTGAGCAACAAGTAGGCCAGGCGTTGGCGCAGGTGGAACGCGAGCATGATGTTGCGGAGCAGCTTCAAACATCGGCCGTTGTGTTGGCGCCCGATACCGGCGAATTGATGGCATTGGTGGGGGGGCGCCAAATTGGGTTTGATGGGTTCAATCGCGCGCTCGACATGCGCCGCCCGATTGGGTCGTTAATCAAGCCGTTTGTGTATCTAACGGCGCTTGAGCATGGTCAATTTGATCTCGATACTGAGCTTAGCAATGCACCGTTAGACGTAACACTCGATACGGGCCAGATTTGGTCGCCCCGAAACTTCGACGATGAGTACGGCGGTGACGTGCCGATATTCAAAGCGCTCGCGCAGTCTTACAACACGCCTGCCGTGCGCGTTGGGCTGGAGATCGGTGTGCAAAATGTGATCGAGACGTTGCAACGTCTGGGCATGGCGCATGATCCAGACGCCTTTCCATCGTTGTTGCTCGGGGCGCTGGAGCTGACGCCGCTTGAAGTCGCCCAACTGTATCTTGGGCTGGCTGGCAGCGGCTTTATCACGCCACCGCGCATCGTAAAGACGGTCACGGATGCCAACGGCAGGGCGCTACGCGCCTATCCGCTCGAAGTGGAGGATGCTGTTTCCCCCGTCAGCACGTACCAGATTATGCGCACACTACGGTTGGCGGCGACGCACGGCACCGCACGCAGTCTGTCGTGGCGGCTTCCTGGCCTACCGGTGGCTGGTAAGACCGGGAGTACGAACGATCTGCGCGACAGCTGGTTCGCTGGCGTGAGTCAGTCCTCTGTCGCTGTGGTGTGGGTGGGGCGTGACGATAACGAGTCCACGGGCTTAACCGGTGCGCAGGGCGCATTGCCCGTGTGGGTGAGCGCAATGCGCGCATTGGACAACGCACCGCTTGCACCGTATCCGCCTGAAGACCTGCACAATGTGCCGTTTGACTACACGACTGGACAGCCCTTGCCATACTGTGATTCAGCAGTTCTGATACCATTGCGGCGCCAGTCGGAACCGCCTCCGCTTGCCGTGTGCCGATAAGTGGTGCTCCCGACGCAAACGGACGGCCCATCCGGTTAGATGGCGTGTGAACAATGATGATGGCGTTTGGCGACAATTCGCGACACGCGGCGAGTGCAAGATGAAACCACAGCGATTACTTTTTCTTTTGGTGTTGAGTTTGCCGGCCTGTTCAGTCTATGAGTCTTGGCCAGGCAGTTCGCGCGGTGACGAACCGCCGGCACCGGTTCAACGAGTGCCGCCCCAGTCTGAATCGCCGCCGGGCACCCTCGATTCGGGTCCGGACGATTCCCCGATGGGTACAGCCTCGGTGCCCACCCAGGTGGCCCGGCCGACGGGGCCGGCGGGGTTTTTACTGGACGGTGCTCATCGTCAGCGCGAATCGGGCGATCTTGCCGGCGCGGCGCAGTCGATCGAACGGGCCATGCGAATTCAGCCTGGTAATCCGTGGCTGAGTCTGGAGCTCGGGCAGGTGCGGCTCGCCCAGGGTAATGCCACCCAGGCGGAGCTCATGGCGCGGCGTGCATTGGCCCAAGCGAGTGGCGATCCATCGCTGCGCACCGCCGGTTGGACGCTCACCGCTCAGGCGCGCGAGCTTCGCGGAGATCGAGTCGGTGCCGCGGAAGCGCGCGCGATGGCAGGTCAGTAGCCGGCGCCGTGTGTGTTGGTAGGATCGCGTGTCGTTGACTAACGACCTGACGGTGGCGCAGACCTGGTTCGCGCACGATGGCCCGCTCGCTCGGCAGGTCGAACGGTATGAGCCTCGGCCCGGCCAAATTCAAATGGCGCAGGCGGTGCGCGATGCGATGCGTGACGGGGAGCACCTGGTCGTGGAGGCTGGCACCGGCACGGGCAAGACCTTTGCGTATCTTTTGCCTGCCTTGATGGCGGGTCGTCGTGTCGTGGTGTCGACCGGCACTCGTAATCTTCAGGATCAGTTGTTTCATCGAGACTTACCCACCGTTACGCAGGCGTTTGGCCAGCCGGTGTCTGTGGCGCTTTTAAAAGGGCGCAGTAATTACGTGTGCCTGTATCGACTGGAGCAGGCGGGTGTGCAAAGCGATGGAAAGCTTAACCGCGCACAGCTTGGCAAAATCATGAGTTGGTCACGAAGCACCCAAACGGGCGACACCGCCGAGCTCACCGACGTCGCTGAGGGCGCGCCGATCTGGTCGTGGGTAACGTCAACCGCGGACAATTGTCTTGGGCAGGAGTGTCCGGCCTTTGGCGAGTGTCACGTGATGAATGCGCGTCGCGTCGCTCAGGCGGCCGATGTGGTGGTTGTTAATCACCATTTGCTGCTCGCAGACATTCGGCTCAAAGAAGACGGATTCGGCGAGTTATTGCCGGGTGCCGATGTGGTGGTGCTCGATGAGGCCCATCAATTTCCAGAAACCGCTGCGCAGTTTTTCGGTTCGCGTTTCAGTTCACGGCAGGTCAGTGGCATCACGCGTGATGTGGCATCGGAGAGTTTTGCTGCTGGCATTGAGCGCAGCGGTCTAGAGGCGCAAACCCTGACGGTCAATCGTGCCGCGGCTAGGCTGCGGTCATCGCTGCCACATAGCGGGCGGCGCAATCTGACGGCGGTCGGTACGGTCACACTTGATGCCATTGCCGACCTGAATTCAGCGTTGTTGGGATTAGTCGACGCGTTAGAAACCTATGACGGCGTGAGTTCTGGTCTCGACAGTTGCCGTCGCCGCGCAAGCGATGGGGCGCGCACTCTTGAGCACATGTTAACGACCGACGACAATGCGGTCGCGTGGATCGAGGCGACGCACGCCGGTTTTCATCTTCAACGCTCGCCGCTGGATGTTTCCGAGCAGCTGGCTCAGGTAATCAATACTCAAAAGGCAGCGTGGATATTTACTTCCGCCACGTTGGCGGTGGGCGATAACTTTAATCACTTTGCTCGACGGGTCGGGCTTGATGAACCGGAAGTGCTCAAAATTGACAGTGAGTTCGATTACCGAAATCATGCGATGCTCTACGTGCCGATGAATATGCCCGAGCCCGCTGAGGATGGGTACACAGAACGTGTGGTGTCGCTGAGTATCGAGCTATTAAGCGCACTCAAAGGCGGCGCGTTTTTACTCTTTACCAGTTATCGCGCGCTGAACATTGCCAAAGCGATTCTGACGCGCGAGCCGTTGCCCAATCGCTCTCTGCTTGTACAAGGAGAACAACCACGCGACGAGTTATTGAGGCGCTTTCGCGAGGATGGGCGTGGTGTGTTACTGGGTACCAGTAGTTTTTGGGAAGGTGTGGATGTACGCGGCGGGGCACTGGGTATGGTCATCATTGATAAACTGCCGTTCGCCTCACCAGGCGATCCGCTTCTTCAAGCACGCCTTGATGCGATGCGAAAACAAGGTGGCAACCCGTTTATGGACTATCAACTTCCAACCGCTGTGTTGGCACTCAAGCAGGGCGTCGGGCGACTGATTCGTGATGAGAGCGATAAGGGCTTATGCGTGATTTGCGATCCGCGCCTGTTTGCGAAACCGTACGGTCGCCTGTTTTTAAACAGTCTGCCGCCGATGCCGGTCGAACGTGAGCTGCCGGTAGCCAGGCGTTTCGCGCGAAGTCTACCGGCATGAAACTGTTGAGCATAGAAGCGGCGGCTAGCCCGGCTTCTGTGGCGCTGTCGATTGATGGCCACGTTGTCGAACACACGAGTGACGACCCAAAGGCACAAGCGGAACAGCTACTCGCGCTGACGAACGAACTGCTGCGCGACGCCGGCATGACGCTGAGCGATCTCGATGGTGTGGTCGTTGGGCGTGGGCCCGGCAGTTTCACTGGATTACGTGTGGCGACCGCCGTTGCGCAGGGGTTGGCCTACAGTGCCGGACTACCGGTGGCGGCCGTGTCAACCTTGGCGGCGGTGGCGCATCAGGTAGGCGCCGCGCGCGCGATTATGCCGTCAAATTCGCTGCTGGTGTGTTTGGACGCGCGTAAGGAGCAAGTATACTGCGCACACTATCGCTTTAATGAACTTGCGCAACCTGAGTCAGTCTCAGACGAGGCGGTGCTCGACCCGGCAGAGGTCGTGCGGCGATTTCGCGATCAAGTCTCGGTCGTCGCCAGTGACGCGATAGCCCACCACCCAATATTGTCGACGCTGGGTGACGTCTTGGAGATCGCGCCTTCGGCGACCGCTGTGGCCCGGCGCGCTGACAGTGGTGTGGTGGCGTTTGAATCGCCATATGCGGCGGTGCCTCGCTATGTGCGCGACAATGTGACGCATGGCGGTTAGTCGGCGCCAGCACGCGGCGCGCGGCGTGCGTCATGGTATTGTGTTTTTAAAAATAACGACAGCGGTGCGCTAGGACGAGACCGATGGAGTTGCAACGGCGATTAATCGGACTGCGGAACGCCGCTCAACAAGAAAAAAAGGGGAGTACAACCACATGCTGAACATTTCACGGACACAGGGTAATTGGTTGGGATTTGCGGTGTGCCTGGGCATGATGGCGTATGCGCTGTATGCGCAATATGTACTGCTGCTAGAGCCTTGCAATCTATGCATCTTTCAGCGCATTGCGGTGATTGCGATGGGACTTGTATTTTTGATTGCGGCGCTGCACCGCGGTGCTGGTCGTGCCGTGCGACGCGTCTATGGTGCGTTGGTCGGTCTGTTCGCCGCGTTTGGTGTCGCTGTGGCGGGTCGTCATGTCTATATTCAGAGTTTGCCCGCGGATGAAGTGCCCGCCTGCGGGCCGAGTCTCGATTACTTGATGGATGCCTTTCCGATGACCGAAGCGCTGCGTCTCGTGTTCTTTGGCTCGGGCCGGTGCGCCGAAATCGACTGGTCTCTATTTGGTTTAAGTATGCCCGCGTGGGTACTGATCAGTGTCCTGCCGTTGGGGTTGGCAGGTATTTGGTGGAACTGGCGCGACACAACAGTTTGACGCCAACACCTTTTTATTTCGTTCATTAAGCGTGCCCTTTTTTGTGTTGCCGAACGCACCCAGCGCAAGTCGCTGTGCCGCGCGGAGCGTTGGCGCGGCCGTGCCATCGACGAGACGCGTCATCGTGCAAACGCGTTGAGTGCATGAACGTGCGATTGCAGCCGACTGAGCGGCGGTCAGCGGTTCGGCATTTCAAACATCTCGCGTACTTCGATCACACCGATTTCAGTGTGTGGGCAGCTCTGTGCAATCGACACCGCCTCCTCTAGGCTGGCGGCGGAAAGTGCCGTAAAACCATTGGTTACCGTTGACTCAACGACCTCGGTTATCCCGTCGGATGATACGGCCTTGGCGGGACCCACCGGCGAATTAGCGATGACAATTCGATCGCTGATGGTGTTCACCCACTCGCGCCATCGATTCATGAGTTGTTGGCCTTCCTCAGGGTTGTCGGGCTGGGTTGCGCCTTTGTACGTGAACAAATAGGTGGGCATGGCATGGAGTCTCCTGTCGCGGATCCGAGACCAAAACCTATCAGGTTATGGTGAATCGACACAATTCCGGCACGCGCCGACAGACTTCGCTACACTGTCGCCTTTTCATACTGAGATGCCGTAATGGACACGATCGCCGTCAGCTCACCGCCCTCGATCTCATCGTTCCGTCCCACACAAAAAACGTTGATGGGTCCGGGGCCGTCTGATGTTTCGCCGAGGGTGCTGGCCGCCATGGGACGCGCGACGCTAGGTCATCTCGATCCTGATTTTACGGCGCTCATGGATGAGATTAAGCAGCTATTGGGTTATGCGTTTCAAACGGAGAATGCGCTGACGTTTGCCGTTTCTGCGCCGGGATCGGCGGGTATGGAAACGGCCTTTGTCAATTTAGTTGAGCCCGGTGACACCGTTCTCGTATGCATCAATGGAGTCTTCGGCTCGCGCATGAAAGAGAACGTTGAACGTATTGGCGGCACGGCCATCGTCGTCGAAGACGAATGGGGTGAGCCGGTCGATCCGCACAAAGTTGAGGAGGCCTTACGTCAACATCCGG
Proteins encoded in this window:
- the mrcB gene encoding penicillin-binding protein 1B, giving the protein MKARGTSPTHAKRSKTAPRARAGTRSKKRKTKKKKTLKSTRKPARKRVRAKRTPSVRRRLLTGLLALMGVALLMTALYGLVLDAQIKERFAGQPWAQPARVFARPIDLYAGLSLAPAELVAHLNQLGYRRVEQPTSPGEYRLAGQQLRLVTRGDSLLTISVQALDVYFAGDVIVELNDGRGDALPLATLEPQMIGSLLPRSGVDRNVIGADAVPTLLRAALVAVEDRRFHSHHGIDFRGIARAALANLRAGRVRQGGSTITQQLIKSHFLSNAQTWRRKFKEALMAVSIDARLSKDDIMLAYVNEIYLGQDGGRAIHGFDLASRFYFSRRLSELEIHHIAMLTGMVKGPSQFNPRRYPEAARKRRDLVLDILSDEGVISAEAALQAKAEPLDVVADRTGHFGGYPAIMAMVRQQLLRDYEPDDLVSAGLSVYTSLDVVAQQRVEQQVGQALAQVEREHDVAEQLQTSAVVLAPDTGELMALVGGRQIGFDGFNRALDMRRPIGSLIKPFVYLTALEHGQFDLDTELSNAPLDVTLDTGQIWSPRNFDDEYGGDVPIFKALAQSYNTPAVRVGLEIGVQNVIETLQRLGMAHDPDAFPSLLLGALELTPLEVAQLYLGLAGSGFITPPRIVKTVTDANGRALRAYPLEVEDAVSPVSTYQIMRTLRLAATHGTARSLSWRLPGLPVAGKTGSTNDLRDSWFAGVSQSSVAVVWVGRDDNESTGLTGAQGALPVWVSAMRALDNAPLAPYPPEDLHNVPFDYTTGQPLPYCDSAVLIPLRRQSEPPPLAVCR
- a CDS encoding tetratricopeptide repeat protein, translating into MKPQRLLFLLVLSLPACSVYESWPGSSRGDEPPAPVQRVPPQSESPPGTLDSGPDDSPMGTASVPTQVARPTGPAGFLLDGAHRQRESGDLAGAAQSIERAMRIQPGNPWLSLELGQVRLAQGNATQAELMARRALAQASGDPSLRTAGWTLTAQARELRGDRVGAAEARAMAGQ
- a CDS encoding ATP-dependent DNA helicase; the protein is MSLTNDLTVAQTWFAHDGPLARQVERYEPRPGQIQMAQAVRDAMRDGEHLVVEAGTGTGKTFAYLLPALMAGRRVVVSTGTRNLQDQLFHRDLPTVTQAFGQPVSVALLKGRSNYVCLYRLEQAGVQSDGKLNRAQLGKIMSWSRSTQTGDTAELTDVAEGAPIWSWVTSTADNCLGQECPAFGECHVMNARRVAQAADVVVVNHHLLLADIRLKEDGFGELLPGADVVVLDEAHQFPETAAQFFGSRFSSRQVSGITRDVASESFAAGIERSGLEAQTLTVNRAAARLRSSLPHSGRRNLTAVGTVTLDAIADLNSALLGLVDALETYDGVSSGLDSCRRRASDGARTLEHMLTTDDNAVAWIEATHAGFHLQRSPLDVSEQLAQVINTQKAAWIFTSATLAVGDNFNHFARRVGLDEPEVLKIDSEFDYRNHAMLYVPMNMPEPAEDGYTERVVSLSIELLSALKGGAFLLFTSYRALNIAKAILTREPLPNRSLLVQGEQPRDELLRRFREDGRGVLLGTSSFWEGVDVRGGALGMVIIDKLPFASPGDPLLQARLDAMRKQGGNPFMDYQLPTAVLALKQGVGRLIRDESDKGLCVICDPRLFAKPYGRLFLNSLPPMPVERELPVARRFARSLPA
- the tsaB gene encoding tRNA (adenosine(37)-N6)-threonylcarbamoyltransferase complex dimerization subunit type 1 TsaB — its product is MKLLSIEAAASPASVALSIDGHVVEHTSDDPKAQAEQLLALTNELLRDAGMTLSDLDGVVVGRGPGSFTGLRVATAVAQGLAYSAGLPVAAVSTLAAVAHQVGAARAIMPSNSLLVCLDARKEQVYCAHYRFNELAQPESVSDEAVLDPAEVVRRFRDQVSVVASDAIAHHPILSTLGDVLEIAPSATAVARRADSGVVAFESPYAAVPRYVRDNVTHGG
- a CDS encoding disulfide bond formation protein B encodes the protein MLNISRTQGNWLGFAVCLGMMAYALYAQYVLLLEPCNLCIFQRIAVIAMGLVFLIAALHRGAGRAVRRVYGALVGLFAAFGVAVAGRHVYIQSLPADEVPACGPSLDYLMDAFPMTEALRLVFFGSGRCAEIDWSLFGLSMPAWVLISVLPLGLAGIWWNWRDTTV
- a CDS encoding YciI family protein, with translation MPTYLFTYKGATQPDNPEEGQQLMNRWREWVNTISDRIVIANSPVGPAKAVSSDGITEVVESTVTNGFTALSAASLEEAVSIAQSCPHTEIGVIEVREMFEMPNR